One genomic segment of Suncus etruscus isolate mSunEtr1 chromosome 15, mSunEtr1.pri.cur, whole genome shotgun sequence includes these proteins:
- the LOC126029937 gene encoding 2-acylglycerol O-acyltransferase 3-like — translation MEDCKAPVSTSPQTSWKQCLNILGAYQHVMTFLFIGPSLTLLTIFLLFTKLWWLSVLYGVWLIIDWDTPQKGGRSSKWFRRCMFWNYVRDYFPIKLIKTAELPPDRNYILCGHPHGIMNTGPLGNLATGSTGFFDLFPGLHLNLAALSTLLYLPIYRDYLMALGLCSVSRQSLDFLLSSRPSGQAVFIVVGGAHEALDAIPGVHRLTLRNRKGFVRLALRHGASLVPVYSFGENDIFRVKSFKEGTWQYAAQVTFKKITGFSPCIFWGRSLFSPNSWGLLPLPKPITTVVGRPIPVPQVLQPSEDQVNHYHQLYMRELQQLFEEHKASCGVPASEQLTFV, via the exons ATGGAAGACTGCAAGGCCCCCGTCTCTACCTCCCCCCAAACCTCCTGGAAACAGTGTCTGAACATCCTAGGTGCCTACCAACATGTGATGACCTTTCTCTTCATCG GACCGTCCCTCACCTTGCTCACCATCTTTCTCCTCTTCACGAAGCTCTGGTGGCTGTCTGTGCTCTATGGAGTCTGGCTGATCATCGACTGGGACACACCCCAGAAAG GTGGCCGGAGCTCCAAATGGTTTAGGCGTTGTATGTTTTGGAACTACGTCAGGGATTATTTCCCCATCAAG CTGATCAAGACAGCTGAGCTGCCCCCTGACCGGAACTACATACTATGCGGCCACCCTCATGGCATCATGAATACAGGCCCCCTCGGTAACCTCGCCACTGGGAGCACCGGCTTTTTTGACCTCTTCCCAGGGTTGCACTTGAATTTAGCTGCCCTGTCAACACTCTTATACCTGCCAATCTATCGGGATTACCTCATGGCCCTAG GCCTGTGCTCCGTGAGCCGCCAGAGCCTGGATTTCTTGCTGTCCAGTCGCCCCTCGGGGCAGGCCGTGTTCATCGTAGTGGGAGGAGCCCATGAAGCTCTGGATGCCATCCCCGGGGTGCACCGTCTGACCCTGCGCAACCGCAAAGGCTTTGTCCGCCTGGCTCTGAGGCATGG GGCCTCCTTGGTTCCTGTGTACTCTTTCGGGGAGAATGATATCTTCAGGGTCAAGAGCTTCAAGGAGGGCACCTGGCAGTATGCAGCACAGGTCACCTTCAAGAAGATTACAGGCTTCTCTCCCTGCATCTTCTGGGGGCGCAGCCTCTTCTCCCCAAATTCCTGGGGGCTGCTACCCCTGCCCAAGCCCATCACCACTGTGG TGGGCCGCCCCATCCCAGTGCCCCAGGTGCTCCAGCCCTCCGAGGACCAGGTGAACCACTACCACCAGCTCTACATGCGTGAGCTGCAGCAGCTGTTCGAGGAGCACAAGGCCAGCTGTGGGGTGCCTGCTTCTGAGCAGCTTACCTTTGTCTAG